A window of the Trichoderma asperellum chromosome 6, complete sequence genome harbors these coding sequences:
- a CDS encoding uncharacterized protein (EggNog:ENOG41) yields MSYNKARRGRGNFWDTRPINPLVQLKESPFPPLGRLIEAIDAKALEDIDGDECTHFGIKDVKPIASYNWVDQKAPKIIVPGRPALWKPLTDHRKLQEDNGVYYRDQNSAFFSKHPLEPAIVSVMKMHPDSFDIDIVGCNSTFGNLLRFVRGVESTFRMLVEVVGKTVHLVRRENSPKEQMIGVRGYGHAFPDAYTTWAHDVQPSKSHHRIIRCRFGKLDLLMRQSSDGYIEEDNDKSPSTAMPSPAIDEDIANLLGDLTIEPSPTKSTKIGQLEVVDGGQLTPQSSAFDLKTRSIKAIDRDTLGEELPRLWVMQIPNFILAHHKYGTFCNIEVSNIRDDIENWEKSHQADLRRLSALLHRIISMALEKEGTLLEIVRVQEGVLEIRERLPEAGVAFSTEVKEKWLKWLEDTEEDTEEIDDDSDSGSGDFTECNEECGYCGKCSS; encoded by the exons ATGTCCTACAATAAAGCGCGACGTGGTCGAGGAAACTTTTGGGATACCAGACCTATAAATCCTCTAGTTCAGTTGAAAGAATCACCATTTCCGCCTCTCGGACGTTTGATAGAAGCTATTGATGCAAAAGCCCTAGAAGATATTGACGGCGATGAATGCACGCATTTTGGAATCAAAGATGTTAAGCCTATAGCATCATATAACTGGGTTGATCAAAAGGCTCCAAAAATAATTGTTCCTG GTCGTCCGGCTCTTTGGAAACCACTGACCGATCATCGAAAGCTTCAAGAAGATAACGGCGTATATTATCGCGATCAGAattcagccttcttctcaaagCACCCTCTTGAACCCGCGATCGTTTCCGTCATGAAGATGCACCCAGATTCATTTGACATTGATATTGTCGGCTGTAATAGTACTTTTGGAAACCTTTTGCGTTTTGTTCGAGGCGTTGAGAGCACTTTCCGTATGCTTGTTGAAGTTGTAGGCAAAACTGTGCATCTAGTGCGAAGAGAAAATTCGCCAAAAGAGCAGATGATAGGAGTCAGAGGCTATGGACATGCTTTCCCAGACGCTTATACCACATGGGCGCATGATGTCCAGCCGTCTAAATCGCATCACAGAATTATTAGATGCCGATTTGGAAAGCTTGATTTGCTGATGCGGCAGAGCTCAGATGGCTACATTGAAGAAGATAATGATAAGAGCCCATCGACTGCTatgccatctccagctatCGATGAAGACATAGCCAATCTCCTTGGAGATCTCACTATAGAGCCATCGCCTACTAAGTCGACTAAAATTGGACAGCTTGAAGTAGTCGATGGCGGTCAGCTAACGCCACAGTCATCTGCCTTTGATCTAAAGACTCGCTCAATAAAAGCCATCGATAGAGACACTCTTGGAGAGGAACTGCCGCGCTTGTGGGTTATGCAAATCCCCAATTTTATACTTGCGCACCACAAATATGGGACTTTCTGCAACATTGAAGTTTCTAATATCCGAGATGACATTGAAAACTGGGAAAAATCTCATCAGGCAGACTTGCGCCGTTTAAGCGCTCTCCTGCACCGCATAATTTCTATGGCATTGGAGAAAGAAGGCACCTTGCTGGAAATTGTTAGGGTACAAGAAGGTGTCTTAGAGATTCGAGAACGCCTCCCAGAGGCAGGTGTAGCATTTTCAACAGAGGTGAAAGAAAAGTGGTTGAAGTGGCTTGAAGACACCGAAGAAGACACTGAagagattgatgatgatagTGATAGTGGCAGCGGTGATTTCACTGAATGCAATGAGGAATGCGGATATTGTGGCAAATGTAGCTCTTGA
- a CDS encoding uncharacterized protein (EggNog:ENOG41) has product MKMHPDSFDIDIVGCNSTFGNLLRFVRGVESTFRMLVEVVGKTVHLVRRENSPKEQMIGVRGYGHAFPDAYTTWAHDVQPSKSHHRIIRCRFGKLDLLMRQSSDGYIEEDNDKSPSTAMPSPAIDEDIANLLGDLTIEPSPTKSTKIGQLEVVDGGQLTPQSSAFDLKTRSIKAIDRDTLGEELPRLWVMQIPNFILAHHKYGTFCNIEVSNIRDDIENWEKSHQADLRRLSALLHRIISMALEKEGTLLEIVRVQEGVLEIRERLPEAGVAFSTEVKEKWLKWLEDTEEDTEEIDDDSDSGSGDFTECNEECGYCGKCSS; this is encoded by the coding sequence ATGAAGATGCACCCAGATTCATTTGACATTGATATTGTCGGCTGTAATAGTACTTTTGGAAACCTTTTGCGTTTTGTTCGAGGCGTTGAGAGCACTTTCCGTATGCTTGTTGAAGTTGTAGGCAAAACTGTGCATCTAGTGCGAAGAGAAAATTCGCCAAAAGAGCAGATGATAGGAGTCAGAGGCTATGGACATGCTTTCCCAGACGCTTATACCACATGGGCGCATGATGTCCAGCCGTCTAAATCGCATCACAGAATTATTAGATGCCGATTTGGAAAGCTTGATTTGCTGATGCGGCAGAGCTCAGATGGCTACATTGAAGAAGATAATGATAAGAGCCCATCGACTGCTatgccatctccagctatCGATGAAGACATAGCCAATCTCCTTGGAGATCTCACTATAGAGCCATCGCCTACTAAGTCGACTAAAATTGGACAGCTTGAAGTAGTCGATGGCGGTCAGCTAACGCCACAGTCATCTGCCTTTGATCTAAAGACTCGCTCAATAAAAGCCATCGATAGAGACACTCTTGGAGAGGAACTGCCGCGCTTGTGGGTTATGCAAATCCCCAATTTTATACTTGCGCACCACAAATATGGGACTTTCTGCAACATTGAAGTTTCTAATATCCGAGATGACATTGAAAACTGGGAAAAATCTCATCAGGCAGACTTGCGCCGTTTAAGCGCTCTCCTGCACCGCATAATTTCTATGGCATTGGAGAAAGAAGGCACCTTGCTGGAAATTGTTAGGGTACAAGAAGGTGTCTTAGAGATTCGAGAACGCCTCCCAGAGGCAGGTGTAGCATTTTCAACAGAGGTGAAAGAAAAGTGGTTGAAGTGGCTTGAAGACACCGAAGAAGACACTGAagagattgatgatgatagTGATAGTGGCAGCGGTGATTTCACTGAATGCAATGAGGAATGCGGATATTGTGGCAAATGTAGCTCTTGA
- a CDS encoding uncharacterized protein (EggNog:ENOG41) — translation MEYNKAHNPGKYLRHILRPGSVRVFNVRKDGPREIFVRVSDQATWVDPSKYSTIIEQVFIDNESQREFFIGIPEVEDPEGKRIVTGPQVLFHVEHSATGTEDEPLNVWRIVHLDKDEDGKIKEVFAKMGASLYLREFNEVYIREDLGKKLNRV, via the coding sequence ATGGAGTACAACAAGGCACACAACCCAGGAAAATACTTGCGGCACATCTTGCGGCCAGGAAGTGTTCGCGTCTTCAATGTGCGCAAGGATGGCCCGAGAGAGATATTTGTCCGGGTTTCAGACCAAGCAACATGGGTGGATCCTTCCAAGTACAGCACAATTATCGAGCAAGTCTTTATAGACAACGAATCGCAGCGAGAATTTTTTATTGGTATCCCAGAAGTCGAAGATCCGGAGGGCAAGAGGATTGTCACTGGACCTCAGGTGCTTTTCCACGTCGAGCACTCTGCCACTGGAACTGAAGACGAGCCGCTCAATGTTTGGCGTATTGTCCATTTAgacaaagatgaagatggaaagaTTAAGGAGGTATTTGCAAAGATGGGGGCTTCGCTGTACCTTAGAGAATTTAACGAGGTCTATATTCGCGAGGATTTGGGCAAGAAGCTGAACCGAGTTTGA
- a CDS encoding uncharacterized protein (EggNog:ENOG41) codes for MAPAAVEAPAIIHDLPIKTKAQQPVPLAGTLDQYESFDITPVIGREFPKANLVEWLNAPNSDELIRDLAVTISQRGVVFFRAQDNLTNDLQKELILRLGRLTGRPATSSLHIHPVLNNERELGGSDPEISTISSVQFDKFYKQTGPGELSPKKQKAASWHSDIAFEPAPADYTSLRLTKLPPTGGDTLWASGYEIYDRISEPYQKFLESLTATFQTPSFNEIAARGGFELYSKPRGAPENIGTELKAIHPVVRTNPVTGWKSIFPVGGHVKHINGVTEDESNRLRQWFLDLVHDGHDLQVRFRWQNPNDIAIWDNRSVFHTATYDYTGLGERFGNRAVGVGERPYFDPNSTSRREALSKQA; via the exons atggCTCCCGCAGCAGTTGAAGCACCTGCTATTATTCACGACTTACCCATAAAGACCAAGGCTCAGCAGCCTGTACCCCTTGCTGGCACCTTGGATCAATATGAGTCCTTTGACATCACTCCAGTAATCGGCCGTGAATTCCCCAAGGCCAATCTTGTAGAGTGGCTGAATGCTCCCAACTCCGATGAGCTTATCCGGGACCTCGCTGTCACTA TTTCACAGCGTGGCGTCGTCTTTTTCCGTGCCCAAGACAACCTCACCAACGACCTCCAGAAGGAGCTGATTCTAAGACTGGGCAGGTTAACCGGACGTCCTGCTACATCTAGCTTGCACATCCACCCTGTTTTGAACAATGAACGCGAGCTTGGTGGCAGTGATCCCGAGATCAGCACTATCAGCTCAGTTCAATTCGACAAGTTCTACAAGCAGACTGGCCCAGGAGAGCTCAGccccaagaagcagaaggctGCCAGCTGGCACAGCGATATTGCTTTTGAGCCTGCTCCAGCCGACTACACATCTCTTCGCCTTACTAAACTTCCACCGACTGGAGGCG ATACCCTCTGGGCTTCTGGCTACGAAATCTACGACCGTATTAGCGAGCCTTATCAGAAATTCCTTGAATCTCTGACAGCTACCTTCCAAACACCCTCATTCAACGAAATCGCTGCTCGTGGTGGCTTTGAGCTTTACAGCAAGCCTCGTGGCGCCCCCGAAAACATTGGCACTGAACTCAAGGCTATTCACCCCGTTGTGCGAACCAACCCCGTCACTGGCTGGAAGAGTATCTTCCCTGTTGGCGGTCACGTCAAGCACATCAACGGAGTGACCGAAGATGAGAGCAACAGACTGCGACAGTGGTTCTTGGACCTTGTCCATGATGGCCATGATTTGCAAGTGCGATTCCGCTGGCAGAACCCCAACGATATTG CTATCTGGGATAACCGAAGTGTGTTCCACACTGCGACCTACGATTATACAGGCTTGGGTGAGCGCTTTGGCAACCGAGCTGTTGGCGTGGGCGAGAGACCCTACTTTGACCCCAACAGCACTTCTCGCCGGGAGGCATTGAGCAAACAAGCGTAA
- a CDS encoding uncharacterized protein (EggNog:ENOG41~TransMembrane:10 (i95-112o166-184i196-215o227-247i259-280o341-365i377-397o403-421i433-454o501-520i)): MATVLARGLKDPSSVSTVSLDSISPPLGAPITERKSWFKGGSPIDKDAIATQLSVFDGADTAEKYQPRADWENIHRFDPSFRWTWREELRLIRKIDWYITFWACIMFMALELDRSNLSQALTDNFLTDLHMTTNDYNLGNTVFKLSFLIAELPSQLVSKWMGPDRWIPMQMCIWSIIAGAQFWLSGRSSFLATRALLGIIQGGFIPDIILYLSYFYKHAELSIRLGFFWTALSLADIMSALLAYGLLHMRGISGKAGWRWLFLIEGLLTLVVGLLSWVLMPPGPCQTPSWFRGKNGWFNEREEKIIVNRVIREDPGKSSMHNREPVTPRLLWQSLKDYDLWPIYILGLVFQIPATPPANYLTLALKGLGFDTFQTNLLTIPSTVLHVFTMLGLTYFAEAVNELTLTALFGQIWVLPFLIYLNVTNSQEVNKWVFWVVVSLLLAYPNAHPIQVAWNSRNSNAVRLRTVSAACYNMFVQAGGIISANIYQADDAPRYVRGNRALLGINCMNIVIYLLTKVYFMARNRYREKKWAAMSESERLDYLATTTDEGNKRLDFRFQH, from the exons ATGGCGACTGTACTTGCTAGAGGCTTGAAAGACCCATCGTCTGTCTCGACAGTCTCACTAGACAGCATTTCTCCGCCTCTTGGAGCTCCCATAACTGAAAGAAAGTCATGGTTCAAAGGAGGGTCACCAATTGACAAAGATGCCATTGCAACCCAG CTCAGTGTTTTTGATGGTGCTGATACAGCAGAAAAGTACCAGCCAAGAGCAGACTG GGAAAATATCCACCGATTCGATCCCAGTTTCAGATGGACTTGGCGTGAGGAGCTGAGGCTTATTCGGAAGATTGACTGGTATATCACGTTCTGGGCATGCATTATGTTCATGGCTCTCGAGCTTGATCGTTCCAACCTTTCACAAGCTCTTACGGACAACTTTCTTACTGATCTCCATATGACTACCAATG ACTACAACCTTGGTAATACCGTGTTCAAACTGTCTTTCCTCATTGCAGAACTTCCGTCACAATTGGTTTCGAAATGGATGGGCCCCGATCGATGGATTCCGATGCAAATGTGCATCTGGAGCATTATTGCGGGTGCACAGTTTTGGCTATCCGGTAGATCATCATTCCTTGCCACACGTGCCTTGCTTGGAATTATTCAGGGTGGATTTATTCCAGAT AtcattttatatctttcaTACTTCTACAAACATGCCGAATTATCAATTCGACTTGGCTTTTTCTGGACTGCTCTCAGCTTGGCAGATATCATGTCGGCCTTGCTTGCGTATGGGCTGTTACACATGCGAGGTATTTCAGGAAAGGctggatggcgatggctATTCCTTATTGAA GGCCTTCTGACTCTCGTTGTTGGACTCCTCTCTTGGGTCCTCATGCCCCCCGGCCCTTGTCAGACACCCAGTTGGTTTAGAGGCAAGAATGGGTGGTTTaacgagagagaagagaaaatcaTCGTCAATCGAGTAATCCGCGAGGATCCTGGCAAGAGTTCCATGCATAATCGCGAGCCGGTCACGCCGAGATTACTATGGCAAAGTCTTAAAGATTATGATCTTTG GCCGATTTACATACTTGGACTTGTATTCCAAATCCCCGCCACGCCGCCCGCGAATTATCTTACTCTTGCGCTTAAGGGACTCGGCTTCGACACTTTCCAAACCAACTTACTTACCATTCCCTCGACGGTATTGCATG TATTCACAATGTTGGGCCTCACATACTTCGCTGAAGCTGTCAACGAGCTTACTCTGACTGCCTTATTCGGTCAAATATGGGTGCTTCCTTTCTTGATCTACCTCAACGTCACAAATAGCCAGGAAGTCAACAAATGGGTATTCTGGGTAGTAGTTTCACTGCTTTTAGCATACCCAAATG CGCATCCAATTCAAGTCGCCTGGAACTCCCGCAATTCCAATGCTGTCCGGCTTCGAACTGTTTCAGCCGCGTGCTATAACATGTTCGTGCAAGCTGGGGGAATTATTTCCGCCAACATCTATCAAGCAG acGATGCCCCTCGCTATGTCCGTGGCAATCGTGCGCTTCTTGGAATTAACTGTATGAATATCGTCATTTATCTCCTTACCAAGGTATATTTCATGGCTCGCAACCGCTACCGTGAGAAGAAATGGGCGGCCATGTCGGAGAGTGAGCGACTGGATTATCTCGCTACGACGACTGACGAAGGAAATAAGAGGCTTGACTTCCGATTCCAACATTAG
- a CDS encoding uncharacterized protein (EggNog:ENOG41~TransMembrane:10 (o6-23i35-56o102-120i132-149o169-187i243-266o286-304i311-328o348-364i376-400o)~CAZy:GT90), whose translation MRGTVSHPVALICLSLSAYLLSARYYTSASFERPIHFSVIALLLTGISLLASTYYWSRQGDYQSLTIVANHKSTTDVIQPTSTAVKYVRIGLEHVLHLHPSFPFLLFCIGLRTWLYWAVIRTTQCSRTGIEAFLPLFTFIIDAVRPLYTPSRSQYGSLNRPQTQWSIPSKSQIIFTFLAIVWPLFVLSSEESSITATGTICPIGWRWERFVPLIQLFNSVLDAAIISCTSHLARAAMEDGVDIAAFMSKLSLIAAGSILLLSFPSWLSDSEFVMAFRFRALDNRDFAIDGFLAAIGILCGISLLSSLHPACLALLVTTATFMGLQIPLRRVISVLPSSSYDELTKHTALAILVAVPLWYLAIRVHHAEDSATSRELFKWLIICSSGFALLALETVTRLLFFKHSSMVSVDVAINSLVSEASAQAFSWELQAAVSLSLADAASEYTKRYGIPPPPHFDKWYEFASGHNSAVVDDFDQINNDLLPFWGLDPGRIREQTTRVFKYGSSEMGGMRIRNGSVEQSPYIPGSHRWMTDSFQKMIEPFAQWLPDMDIAINLADECRMAVPFDQMKQLKANARKNRDKVKGQKKQKGWPSSQFSHSAWPKDFPEPLPRATNGRKDAIDPKFTNNIRRPIFYDFVAPSCSLDSAVNSGRWWDWSKLCVNCISPHSVLTSSGVLLANTSLAHDLCHQPDAAYLDGFLNSPSAMIGTKVFFPIFSQARVGGFSDILIPSPWNFDEKSAFKEDRGVAWEEKENGLFWRGSRSDGFSAHGRWPGFLRPRFVHEAYDKTISLQSSGTKSSMSVNVSFIGQVSKCDGRDCAAESELYEKWGLATMSKVPVTTEAKQLPPSVPFEEHWRYRHLMDMDGAGFSGRFLPFLESRSLPYRAAVFRTWYDERLQAWHHYVPADLRLGSGFWSVFEFFSGGPNDKNGQGPDMAKKIAEQGREWTRKALRKEDMQIYMFRLLLEWGRITHDEREDLGFTI comes from the exons ATGCGCGGCACCGTGTCCCACCCGGTGGCGCTAAT ATGCCTCTCTTTATCCGCGTATCTCCTGTCTGCAAGATATTATACCAGTGCTTCTTTTG AACGTCCTATCCACTTCTCAGTTATCGCTCTTCTGCTCACTGGGATATCTTTGCTGGCCTCTACATATTATTGGAGTCGTCAAGGTGATTACCAATCTCTCACCATCGTGGCAAATCACAAGAGTACGACAGATGTTATTCAACCAACAAGCACGGCTGTCAAGTATGTAAGAATCGGGCTAGAGCATGTTCTACATCTTCATCcgtcctttcctttccttctaTTCTGTATAGGATTGCGGACATGGCTCTATTGGGCAGTTATTAGAACTACGCAATGTTCACGCACTGGTATAGAG GCATTTCTACCTCTTTTCACCTTTATCATAGATGCAGTAAGACCTCTATACACTCCATCGAGGTCACAATATGGCAGCCTCAATAGACCGCAGACACAGTGGTCTATACCGTCAAAATCGCAAATCATATTCACCTTTCTCGCCATAGTATGGCCTCTATTTGTATTGTCCTCGGAAGAAAGCTCCATCACTGCCACCGGCACTATTTGCCCCATTGGATGGCGATGGGAACGCTTCGTTCCTCTCATTCAGCTGTTCAATAGCGTACTCGATGCCGCCATTATAAGCTGTACATCTCATCTGGCTCGTGCCGCGATGGAGGACGGTGTCGATATAGCTGCCTTCATGAGTAAACTCTCGCTTATCGCGGCAGGAAGTATTttacttctctcttttccttcctgGCTTTCTGACTCGGAATTTGTCATGGCATTCCGCTTTCGAGCCCTTGATAACCGAGATTTTGCAATTGATGGGTTCTTGGCAGCTATTGGAATACTGTGCGGCATATCACTGCTGTCTTCTTTACATCCAGCATGTCTTGCCCTTCTCGTGACAACTGCCACATTTATGGGCTTACAGATACCGCTTCGGAGAGTTATTTCGGTTCTACCATCCTCATCTTATGACGAGCTTACAAAACACACGGCTCTTGCGATTCTTGTAGCGGTGCCCTTATGGTATCTTGCTATTCGTGTTCACCATGCTGAAGATTCTGCTACGTCGCGGGAATTATTCAAGTGGCTTATCATCTGCAGTAGTGGATTTGCACTCCTTGCCTTGGAAACAGTAACgcggctgctcttctttaAGCACTCGTCTATGGTTTCAGTTGATGTAGCCATTAATTCACTTGTTTCAGAAGCGTCAGCACAAGCTTTCTCATGGGAATTGCAAGCAGCAGTTAGTCTATCATTGGCCGACGCTGCGAGTGAATACACGAAGAGATATGGCATCCCACCCCCACCACATTTTGACAAATGGTATGAGTTCGCCAGCGGACATAATTCTGCCGTTGTCGATGACTTTGATCAGATTAACAACGATTTGCTCCCATTCTGGGGACTAGATCCTGGACGTATACGTGAGCAGACCACCAGGGTCTTCAAATATGGAAGCTCTGAAATGGGCGGCATGCGCATTAGGAATGGATCCGTGGAGCAGTCGCCGTATATACCAGGATCGCATCGCTGGATGACGGACTCTTTCCAAAAGATGATTGAACCTTTCGCTCAATGGCTGCCTGATATGGATATAGCCATCAATCTCGCGGACGAGTGTCGTATGGCAGTTCCATTCGACCAAATGAAACAACTAAAAGCCAACGCCCGAAAGAATAGAGATAAAGTGAAAGGccaaaagaaacagaagggTTGGCCAAGCAGTCAATTTTCACATTCTGCATGGCCCAAGGATTTCCCAGAGCCATTACCTCGAGCAACAAATGGCAGAAAAGATGCTATCGATCCCAAATTCACGAACAATATTCGAAGACCAATCTTTTACGATTTTGTTGCCCCCTCATGCTCACTAGATTCTGCCGTGAATTCTGGGCGGTGGTGGGATTGGAGTAAACTCTGTGTTAACTGTATAAGTCCACATTCTGTATTGACGAGCAGCGGTGTATTGCTGGCAAACACATCACTTGCTCACGATCTTTGCCACCAGCCAGATGCCGCATATTTGGATGGGTTTCTCAACTCGCCATCTGCTATGATAGGCACGAAAGTCTTCTTCCCCATATTTAGCCAAGCACGTGTTGGTGGCTTCTCAGACATTTTGATTCCATCACCATGGAATTTCGACGAGAAAAGTGCATTCAAAGAGGACAGAGGCGTGGCGtgggaggagaaagaaaatggcctTTTCTGGCGTGGATCGCGGTCTGATGGCTTCTCGGCTCATGGACGATGGCCAGGATTCTTACGGCCAAGGTTTGTGCATGAAGCTTACGATAAAACGATATCATTGCAATCTTCTGGTACAAAGTCTTCAATGAGTGTCAATGTTTCTTTTATTGGACAAGTATCTAAATGCGACGGAAGAGACTGTGCCGCTGAATCAGAGCTTTATGAGAAATGGGGTCTAGCGACAATGAGCAAGGTTCCAGTCACCACAGAAGCTAAACAGCTCCCTCCCAGCGTTCCATTTGAGGAACATTGGCGATACCGTCATTTGATGGACATGGACGGCGCAGGTTTTAGCGGCCgctttcttcccttcttggAGAGCCGCAGCTTGCCCTATCGCGCAGCCGTCTTTCGCACTTGGTACGACGAACGACTCCAAGCTTGGCATCATTACGTCCCTGCAGATCTGAGGCTCGGCTCGGGATTTTGGTCCGTTTTCGAGTTTTTCAGTGGAGGTCCTAATGACAAGAACGGTCAAGGACCTGACATGGCTAAGAAGATTGCTGAGCAAGGTAGAGAATGGACGCGCAAAGCGCTGAGAAAGGAAGATATGCAGATTTACATGTTTCGCTTGCTATTAGAATGGGGGAGAATCACACATGATGAAAGAGAGGATCTGGGTTTTACAATATAG